The Gigantopelta aegis isolate Gae_Host chromosome 3, Gae_host_genome, whole genome shotgun sequence genome segment TTTTTACTTCAACATGACAATGGtgttctttattaaaattattttaaagttctttttcatttaaaaaaaaaaccggttatgcaaatcaaaataggttatgcaattTTTTTTGGCATAACCGATTTTCCggttatgcaaatttttaatttgtgcaggcctgtggttattttgacacgtgGTCAAGAGAAAGAGAGTAAACatactagtagcaagggaccgtTGTATGCACGTTCTCCATATACAGCacaccacataccacggtgttCGATTACCAtttgtggatcactggttgagACGGGAGTCCATCGAGGGAACTTGAtcctcaatctgattaaaattagctctactggtatcactggtaataaactctggattgtatactagtataaacagatttatcGCTATACAACCACGGTtttgttttcgtcttgaaacgaattttatatactattttatattgaaattagtttccggcatacttcgtaattcacctgaatcatttcgtataccctcggcataaacccgaatgttttcaaatcactggcatgattttgcaagtaaggttttcattggtcgaatgaaaggtcaactggacatgagctccaatgggctgctgttagatccacatgtaatagtggagctaattttaattagattgctcgaTCGTAAGGCCCatcgcacctcaggcaagtgttctagcaccgagctacatcccgaCTCGACAACTAAATACGACCATCTACTTTGTAAGGGTGAAGGTGGCACTGGCGTAGCCATGGAGAGCATGGGGGGAATGCTAATCACACCTATTTCTTCCAACATACGCAcccacacacacgtacacacacacccacacacacacatgcacccacacgtacacacatacacacacacacatacacacacgcacacacacatacatacacacacacatccacaaacatacacacacacacacatacacacacacatacacatacacatgcacacacacatacacacacgcacacacacacatacacatacacacgcacacacacacacatacacacacacacacgcgcacacatacacatacacacacatacacagacatatacacacacacacacgtacacacacacatacacacacatacatacacacatacatacacacacatacacacatacacacacacacatacacacacacacatacacacacatacacaacatacacacacacatacacacacacacacacacacacacactcccagcACCAACAGCCCTAACAAGCATATAAGAATTCACCAAGACGTTGACTGACAACACAAGTGGGATGTTTTTTTAATCACCCGATATTTGTTtgaaatatcttctttttttctgcatGTGTCCATTAATTTTCATCATCAGTTATCACATGCTAAATTTAtcttaaatttagttttgtacGTCTTGTTCTACAAACACGTTTACAGATTGCGACAGAAATCCACCGACGACGTAGCTTAGGTGACCAGTACTTAGAGAGACGGCAGGTCATCTCGTCCACCTACAAACCACGGCATCCTCAAGTATTCCAGCTCAAGGTGGGTGGCttgtatttatattgtaattatactTCTATATGGGTTGGTTTGTCTGTTGTTAACACAAAATACAGATGCaataaaaagaatgaaaaacaataattaactctTCCCGATGACAGGAGGAGTTCTTCGCATCAGAGTTCCTGGACCTTGTGAGATACTGCAAGACAGATGGCGCCACGCTTGACGGAGTTCTCGCCATGGTTGAAAAACCGCCAGGTACAACATGctgtatttatttaacattttagctGTAGTATTTCAGACAGGATGTTTTTAGTCTTTAAGAGAAAGTGCATAGAATTGTTGATTACAGGTCCATGGGAACTGAGGGGGGAGGTCATCATTTGAGGACCAAaatgtaagttttttttttttgccctactctggataaataaatatacaaatctggcatgcctcccccccccccccccaccatatACACCGAGATTTTGCCCTCCCACTCCAAAAATAATTTCTATGGGCCTGTGTAACATAGGTGACATGAATCCACTAACCATTACAAACCATCGTCATCGTCATAGTCGTCGTCAATATGTTAGATGTCACTTATTTATGTAGGGTTTGAAGGTGGGCAGTAGGGATGTGAAAGAATAGAAGGTACAAAAGCCCACCAGgttttaataatgaatgtttatttttgtagcGATAGAGCTGGGGTAAAGGGACAATACCATGTCTGATTGTGAAGAATATTTATGTTGAGTGATTTCTTCAGGTGACAGACTCTATTCATTCCCGGTCTTTACACTCGACTTCTGCTCTTCACTGACCGACGAACTGGAGCATTTCGAGGCTAGTGACTGCCCACGTGGTCGCCCTAACACGATGAACAACTATGGGGTAGGTGTCAGTTAATTCTCAAACATGGAGGGAAAATATCAAGGAACTTTATAGGAATACTCAAACATGATGAACCACTATGTGGTATGTGTCATGTTAATTCTCATATATGGTGGGAAAATAGCGTGCAACTTTATAGGAATACTCAAACACGATGAACCACTATGTGGTATGTGTCATGTTAATTCTCATATATGGTGGGAAAATAGCGTGCAACTTTATAGGAATACTCAAACACGATGAACCACTATGTGGTATGTGTCATGTTAATTCTCATATATGGTGGGAAAAATAGCGTGCAACTTTATAGGAATACTCAAACACGATGAACCACTATGTGGTATGTGTCATGTTAATTCTCATATATGGTGGGAAAATAGTGTGCAACTTTATAGGAATACTCAAATACGATGAACCACTATGTGGTATGTGTCATGTTAATTCTCATATATGGTGGGAAAATAGCGTGCAACTTTATAGGAATACTCAGACACGATGAACCACTATGTGGTATGTATCATGTTAATTCTCATATATGGTGGGAAATATCATGTAGTTTAATAGGAATACCTTAACACGCGAACAACTATGTGGTATGTGTCATGTTAATTCTCATATATGGTGGGAAATATCATGTAGTTTAATAGGAATACCTTAACACGCGAACAACTATGGGGTGTGTGCCATGTTATTTATCAAACATGGTGAACAAATATGGTGTAGTGTAATAGGAATAACCAAACACGATAGACATATTGAACAACTATGAAATACATATTATAGTAATTGTCAAACATTGTGCACAAAATATCGTGTAATTTTATAGGCATACCTAAAGTTTGAAAAACTATTGAGTATGTTTCATACTAATTATCAAACATGGTGAAAAGCTCAGTGGAATGTGTCACATGGTCGTAACACCCACACACAATAATTGTTGTGCTAAAACGATGACAGTTCATTATACCATCATTATAGCTGCCGTGTTGTTCACGTTCAACACTCATTTTAAACATACACTGACTCACTATCTGTGTTCCTCTAAATGAACTGGGATttgatgttttcatttacaGTAATTTTCTATTTGCGATGTTTCAGATACTTCTAAATGATCTGTTATATTTGTGGTGTTTTAGATACTTCTAAATGATCTGTTATATTTGTGGTGTTTCAGATATCTGAATGTGTTATATTTGTGGTGTTTAGATACTTCTAAATGATCTGTTATATTTGTGGTGTTTCAGATACTTCTAAATGATCTGTTATATTTGCGATGTTTCAGATACTTCTAAATGATCTGTTATATTTGTGGTGTTTCAGATACTTCTAAATGATCTGTTATATTTGTGGTGTTTTAGATACTTCTAAATGATCTGTTATATTTGTGGTGTTTCAGATACTTCTAAATGATCTGTTATATTTGTGGTGTTTTAGATACTTCTAAATGATCTGTTATATTTGTGGTGTTTCAGATACGTCTGAATGAACTGTTATATTTGTGGTGTTTCAGATATTTCTAAATGAACTGTTCTATTTGTGGTGTTTCAGATACGTCTGAATGAATTGTTCTATTTGTGGTGTTTCAGATACGTCTAAATGAATTGTTCTATTTGTGGTGTTTCAGATACTTCTAAATGAACTGTTCTATTTGTTGTGTTTCAGATACTTCTGAATGAACTGTTCTATTTGTGTTGTTTCAGATACGTCTGAATGAACTGTTCCATTTGTGTTGTTTCAGATACCTCTAAATGAACTGTTCTATTTGTTGTGTTTCAGATACTTCTGAATGAACTGTTCTATTTGTGTTGTTTCAGATACGTCTAAATGAACTGTTCTATTTGTTGTGTTTCAGATACTTCTGAATGAACTGTTCTATTTGTGTTGTTTCAGATATGTCTAAATGAACTGTTCTATTTGTGGTGTTTCAGATACTTCTAAATGAACTGGGATTTGACGAAGACTTCCTAAATCCTTTGCGTGTGAACTACTTGACTCCGATATGCGCCATATTGTTTCCTGACTGGGGCGGAAGCAGTCTCGATTCTCACAAAGCTTTTGTGGTGATGTACAAACCGGGCGAAGACGTTGACCTGAGCTATCACTACGACAACTCGGAGGTAACACTAAACGTCGCCCTCAGCTCCAACTACGCGGGCGGGTCTCTGTATTTCGGAAACATGCGAACGGAGTCGTCACGACCTAGTTACACAGAGTACAGCCACAGGGCGACAGTGGGGGTCGTCCACAGAGGGCAGCACCGACACGGCGCTAACGCTATCCAGTCTGGAGAGAGGTACAACCTCATCATCTGGATGAGGTCATCGCGAGTGCGCAATCAGCTCTGTCCGATGTGTGACAGTCCTCCTGAACTCGTGGAAACTGTTGGCTTTGGAGACGGGTTTACAAACGGCGACCATGTCGTTGATGTGTGTATTACCTTATAATGAGCCCAAGCAGCGTATTTTGGTGAAGGCTTTGTTCAGGGTGCTGGGGTGCGTACATATCCATGACTAAACACAACAGTGTCCCCGAAACACAGTGTTTAATGTATAAACGTAAGGAATGTAAGATAAATATGATCTTGGTGATTCTCAAAGAAGATTGTTTCATACCCCAGACTAAATGTTATACTTTGAAGATAGCTTTATAAATAAAAGTCCCTGTTATACATTGTAATGTCTTTGTAATAATCATCTTAGGCCTTGTAAAGAAGTTGCCAATCCAAATATATTCAgatctgtattaagcagccactaAATGGATAATGAAAATGTCCTTTTAAGACAGATGGCTGTTTTATGCAGGTCAGTTGTACTATACTAGATGATTTAGGAGATTAAAAGGACGATCACTTAAGGCAGGTGGCTGTATTGTAGAAGTTGACACGTGCGTACGTTTGACACTATTACACGTTTGGAGACTATATCTACTAATACGATGCACCATTGACCAATATGATGGCTGATACTATTCCATAGTTTGAACTTGTGGatactctttttaaaaaatgtctttggcaaaacatttattatgtttccgtcgttttagatgaagtaaTAGATGACAGGGTTAGGCaatactcatgacgggtgccaccggtgggacAGAATATGTTCACCTtttgcgaacacctgatatcacaactgttatgacagtggttcatgagtgcatattatcacagctgtacttattcaaatgagctctgtccggtgctaccggcctcggtggcgtcgtggttaggccatcgatcaacaggctggtaggtactggtttcggatcccagtcgaggcatgggatttgtaatccagataccgactccaaaccctgagtgagtgctccacaaggctcattggataggtgtaaaccacttgcaccgaccagtgatccataactggttcaacaaaggccatggtttgtgctatcctgcctgtgggaagtgcaaataaaagatcccttgctgctaatcggaaagagtagcctatgaagtggtgacagcgggtttcctcttaaaatctgtgtggtccttaaccatatgtctgacgccatataaccgtaaataaaatgtgttgagtgggcgttatataaaacatttctttctttctgttcggTGCTAGTTTTAGATTTAGTAAACTActttggagtggcagtcctcttttggcgatgcaagagggatgaactcTTTAGGAAAGGATAtctttgggagtggcagtcctcttttggcgatgcaagagggatgaactcTTTAGGAAAGGATATctttggagtggcagtcttcttttggcgatgcaagagggataaAATCTTTAGGAAAGGATAtctttgggagtggcagtcctcttttggcgatgcaagagggatgaaatcttTAGGAAAGGATAtctttgggagtggcagtcctcttttggcgatgcaagagggatgaaatcttTAGGAAAGGATAtctttggagtggcagtcctcttttggcgatgcaagagggatgaactcTTTAGGAAAGGATAtctttgggagtggcagtcctcttttggcgatgcaagagggatgaactcTTTAGGAAAGGATAtctttggagtggcagtcctcttttggcgatgcaagagggatgaaatattTAGGAAAGGATAtctttgggagtggcagtcctcttttggcgatgcaagagggatgaaatcttTAGGAAAGGATAtctttggagtggcagtcctcttttggcgatgcaagagggatgaaatcttTAGGAAAGGATATCTTTGGGAGTGGCTGCCCTCCCATAGGCGAGGCAATACATGGATATtaatggaatcaaccactattttgttaAATGCCCAAGTGCATAGATACGGCCCTGTTCATGTATCACAGGTTTGTCACTCAGATTGTACAGCTGTCATCACCATTATGTTGCTGTAGTTGCTTTGTTACCAGGCTAGTCCTAACAGTCAAACCgttatatgttattataatacataatcAAAATGGTCCGGATAATTGATTTGGAATATTACATTAACAGTTTTGTTAACTttaaaagacagacagacagacatctaTTTTATTTAAGTCTCGCCTTATACTTTAAGTTTCGCACACAATACTAAAatctaatataaaatacaatatataagtaCATAGTTTCACATGTGATGAGGTGTTggtgatatttttaaacaaacattcctttcctttgtatAAAGTATTTTAGATTAATTAGCAGACATTATGATAGTCAGTCATTAGCAAACATTAGATCAATCAGTTATTAACATATATTAGGACCGtcagtaattattaattaacaaacattGAAACATtctgaattaatatatattaggacAGTTAG includes the following:
- the LOC121367381 gene encoding 2-oxoglutarate and iron-dependent oxygenase domain-containing protein 2-like isoform X1 is translated as MNSLQSKTSKFYVCKCFYSKNIFLKCYRMHVVYKSKDQFISAYGQALKEKGCDTDEKLQGVLQEIATEIHRRRSLGDQYLERRQVISSTYKPRHPQVFQLKEEFFASEFLDLVRYCKTDGATLDGVLAMVEKPPGDRLYSFPVFTLDFCSSLTDELEHFEASDCPRGRPNTMNNYGILLNELGFDEDFLNPLRVNYLTPICAILFPDWGGSSLDSHKAFVVMYKPGEDVDLSYHYDNSEVTLNVALSSNYAGGSLYFGNMRTESSRPSYTEYSHRATVGVVHRGQHRHGANAIQSGERYNLIIWMRSSRVRNQLCPMCDSPPELVETVGFGDGFTNGDHVVDVCITL
- the LOC121367381 gene encoding 2-oxoglutarate and iron-dependent oxygenase domain-containing protein 2-like isoform X2, translating into MNSLQSKTSKFYALKEKGCDTDEKLQGVLQEIATEIHRRRSLGDQYLERRQVISSTYKPRHPQVFQLKEEFFASEFLDLVRYCKTDGATLDGVLAMVEKPPGDRLYSFPVFTLDFCSSLTDELEHFEASDCPRGRPNTMNNYGILLNELGFDEDFLNPLRVNYLTPICAILFPDWGGSSLDSHKAFVVMYKPGEDVDLSYHYDNSEVTLNVALSSNYAGGSLYFGNMRTESSRPSYTEYSHRATVGVVHRGQHRHGANAIQSGERYNLIIWMRSSRVRNQLCPMCDSPPELVETVGFGDGFTNGDHVVDVCITL